The genomic segment GTAGCTCAAGTCAACACAGTGGAGCATTGCAACCAGACAATTCTGCTCCACCATCAGATTTGGACGACAGAATGTCACCCCATTCTGATGCCGATTCAAATATTACTAATGTGAGCTCTAACGGTGATATCAGTCCAACTATCTCCTCCGAACGCGGGGAAACGCTTGTCCAGAAGTCGGAAATGACCACTGGTGTGTTGTCGCACGCAGACAAGAAGCCTTTTAAGTGTCCCCTGTGCGATAAAGGGTTCTCTAGGAAGATGTACATGATGGCTCACCAAAAGGCACACTCCAAAGGGTTCCCTTTCACCTGCTCGATATGCGCAAAAGGTTTCTTATTAAAATCACAGTTGCGGGCGCACACCAGGTCACACACTGGGGAGAGACCTTTCACCTGCTCGGTGTGCGCCAAATCTTTCTTTTCAAACGGACAGTTGCGGATACACAGCAGGATACACACCGGGGAGAGACCTTTCACCTGCTCGGTGtgttcaaaatgtttcataaCAAGAGGACATTTGCAGAGGCACTCCAAGATACACTCTGGGGAGAGACCCTTCAGCTGTAACGTTTGCAACAAAAGCTACGTAAGAAAGTCACACATGGAGTCGCACATGCTGACGCACACGCAGACGGGCGAAAAGCCTTTTGACTGCTCCGTCTGCGGCAAACGTTTCTCGACCAGGCAATATCTGAGGTGCCACATGAAAAGACATTCAGAGGGGAAACGTTTTACTTGCCCTGTGTGCTTTAAAGACTTCGCCAATAAAGCTTATATCGGGATACACATGGCGACGCACACTGGGGAGAAACTGTTCAGCTGTGATACCTGTAatgaaaaattcacatttgggTCTCAGGTCAAGAGTCATGTGTGTACTGGGAACAAATAAATACTCTTGTGTATCTGTAACTTAAGTGTATCACTTTGTGGGCTTAATAAATCGCTATCACAGAAAAGTTtgttgtataataataattttcgctcttattctcttttttaaatgttaatcgACAGGTTTTTAATAGGGGCTTTGATAACGTTACATTATTTCACAACCTAGAAACTGAACTCGTCGCAACCTTGGGACGTCCTTGCAGAAATGAGTACGTGTCACCAGACGGTGGCAGTGTCGTAAAACAATTAGGATTACTTCTATATCCGAAGAAGAAGACAACCGGAAGTTAGCAACACGTTGCTAAGTGAAGCGCAAGCGTGAttggaaaagcaaaaatgtgcaaagtgCAAATGTTGCGAGAGTTGGTGAAGCGACGATTAAATGTGGCTGTGGAAGAGATTTTCGAACTGTTTGAGAAGACCATAGCGGAGTACGAGGAGGAACTTTGTCGAGCGAAAGAGGAGAACGAGCGGCAACGCGAACTACTGGACGCTGTTTTCACGCCTCAGTCTGGGCTCGATGGAGCTGGTTTGTTTACGTTTCAACTTGTCTTCGTCTGTtgccatttttacatttgattaTTCAGCACCGCTGCCTTGAATAAGTCGGCTGGCTGCGATTTGTCGATATTTGGGTGCGTGGCCAGCGAGGCGAATCCACGTCCAGTATTTACGTTCTAATTAGCCCAAATTGTGTTACATAGCACAgtaaaaattttattttctaggttagttgacaattttttttatcaacgcCATAAAATTGTCATCATTCATTACACACTCGATTGACTGACCACTTAGAGTGAAAATATTGTACACTGAATTAGGGCTGGAATTGCCCAATATCACTTTGGTCTCTAAAAGTTCCATTCTTTCTCTTCTGCAGACACTCAGCATCCAGTAGAGATTCCTCCTGAGCCGCAGCAAGCGTGGAGTTCTGCTGTGGAGCACATTAAAGAAGAAGTGGAAGACGTGTGGAGCAGTCAGGATTGGAAGCAACTTCCAGGCCTGAAGGCGGCAGATGCCACCTCTGATCACCCTGTGAAACATGAAGACAGTGAAAACAAAGTTTCCGCTTATCAGCTTCGCTGTAGTCAAAGCGAGCAGAACAGACATGCTGGCAGAAGGTCACAAGCACACAACAGCAGGGCGCCGCTGTCCGATATGGACGAGCGTGACGTCACGTCGTCCGAGACCGATGGCAGTGACGACGCCAAAGAACGTTCCAAGCGTTCTAAGGACAGCAAAGCCGCCGGCAAGCGACTCTTCAACTGCTCCGAATGCGGCAAAACCTTCAGCCGGAAGGGAACTTTGAACCGACACATGAGGACGCACACCGGAGAGAAACCTTTCGCTTGCTcgttttgttccaaaataTTCTCTTTAAAGCATCACAGAGACCGacacatgcaaatacacaccgGAGAGAAACCCTTTTCCTGTTTATTTTGCCCTAAAAGATTCAGAGACAGGTCCAAAATGATGACGCACATGAGAACGCATGCCCCTGAGCTGCCCGTTTCCACCAGTCCGCACGCCACGACGGCCGTTGGAGATCACGCTAATGCTTCTCCCTCGCAACTCGACAACCGGGCTCCGCTATCggacctggacgacgccgtgTCACACTCTTCCGGAAGCGAGCAAGGCAACAACGCTGAAGACGCCGGCAAGACCTCCAAGAGGTTCACGTGTACCTTCTCGCTATGTCGCAAGAGTTTCTCCCGGAAGGACTATTTGGAGTTACACATGAAAATGCACGCGGAGGGGAATTTCACCTGCCCTGTTTGCCATAAGAGATTCTCCAGTCAAAAATACGTGATGATACACATGAGGACGCACACTGGGGAGAAGCCGTTCGGTTGCAACGCCTGCGATAAGAAGTTCACGTACAAGTACCAGGTGACCAGACACAAGTGTGTCGGCGCCGTTGATGTCAGCGCATCGGAAGCGACGTCTTTGGAGTGATTTGCTGGGATGTAAgattgctacactaaagggaggggagattgtgggtgtagcaacgctgattagctaacGAATGTTACGCGGTGCGAGGCCTTGGCCGATTCGTGACCCCAGCAATGCAGAGTCTGTCCTGTTACTCCTCAGCTGGTTGGCAGCCGGTTGGCTGACTCGTCCTTGATTAGATATCTCGAAGGGTGTTGAGGGTCGTTTTCCTGTGGACCAATGTAACTTTCTTGCTAAGTTTCACACAATACGaatattgagtaaatatgggaaaACTTatatgcaactacttcaacaGATGTTTTTTCTGTAACACTTAAAGACAAACAGTCACAATCAACAACAACCCATTGATAAAAGCTACAGAGTTGGCTTAAAGGGAGAGAAGTTCTTATGAATTAAAGATCGAGTGAGATAAGAAACGAAGGGAGGTAGAGGAATTCTCTGAGTCCTCCCAACTCGTAAATAATGAGGCCTTTTGTTAGAgcggtgctcactctaacttatttttgcaagaaccacacgggagacagtatgccctttttaagcacttgcaagtggagagtcattcgtcgctgtgcgtacaccgatgatcgaatgaggtgtgactttggattcttgcaagagagtatttattgagagaaagcagggtggggggtgacattggacatgtttggtggtcacctcagcaactggttaatcagtgcggagggtcccagctcattgttttacaaggtcgtggaaacagaaactagtggagcattttagatgactaactaagcaagaatgttttcacaccatttggaaagtttcaacaactgaatggttaaatttttcagagtcaaggaaaggtaaaaggttgaaacaaagttaataattctagtctacattccaacataatcatacgatcaaaataATCCTAACACCTTTGGTCAGGCCGACCATCTAATTATtccaagaaaaacacaaggaTTCAACACAAAGCTTCACACAAAGAGACACAAGGCCATTCACACCGGGGAGAGACCGTTTTCCTGTTCGggagaaataataataatgcagtAATGAAGTCTTTGATTTTAAATTATGATGAAGACCAATGTGAGCACACTCAAACAGATTTGTCAAAAAACGTCAAGTTTATGTTCATTGTAAAAATTGTCTTTGTGTTCCCCGAGAAATTGATTTTACTTTTCAACTCTGTATCTAATTGTGACCTGAGAACCGCAGAGATGACAAAAGTGGAATGTttccataaataaaaaacaatttaagtcTTCTCATTGTAGTGGGCTGTATGATCAATATGCTACGTaattataaaagaaaatacatatCAATGTGAAATCATTAgatatttattcaattttatttacaatgacAGGAttgtataaaataatttccaaATCCGAACTCCtgtgaaatgttatttttgcttcatgaacaaTTTTAGACCGCAAGCTAAAGCAGTAATAATTTTAGAGCAGTAGGTGGCAGTAGTGAGCTATCACAGTATGTGAACCGCCTATTAacacaaagaggaagaggactTCCCCATTCTGCTTTTTCCTAACGGCCGTGTTTCGATTTAGCTTTATTTCGATATTGTTGAAGAAGAAGCGCAAGCTTGCGTGAAACATGTCGAAAGTCTCAACATTAAAGCTGTTGGTGAAGCGCAAGCTAAATGTGGCCATTGAGGAGGTTTGGGAACTGTTTGAGAAGGCCATTGCCGAGTACGAAGAGGAATTCCGTCgaaaaggaaggaaagaggCGTGCGAGAGTGAGCATGGTGTGGAGCCCAACGTTGGTCGCAAAACTCAAAGAGGTACAATTGCCGTCTTATTCATTTTCACACTGTAAGGTCCTAGAATGAGCACGTTCGGCAGTATGAGGGAAACTAGGTGTCACAAAAGTGGTTAAAATGATCAAGGAGCGTTTCAAGACTCCCTCGGGCTCAACTAGAAGtaagaaatataaagatgGCGGAGCCCTGATTCATTTAAACAGTATAAATTAGTCATAAGAataaacaacatatttaatattaGATGCCAAGTTTAGGAATGATTCTGAAAAGTGGCCGTGTTAATtaaaagttttcttttcactATGGCTGCCAAGCTATAAtgtcttccccccccccccccccccccgctgaGCCAATGACGTCATGTATCCTTGGTGAATGGAAGACGTTCCACATTTCTATTTCTACTTTGTATCTCTGaactttcattcatttatgtcATGTAGGTTCTCAGTGTGAGCTGGTGAATATTAAAGAGGAGGAATGCGAGGagccaccaacaaaaaaaaggaagaatgcGGGGAGTTCAGgcctcaagtcaagtccagaAAAGGCATCGCAAGCTCAAGAAGAAGTCCGTAAAAGTCCCCAAGGTTCGGAATCCTTTGACAGTGATCACGGTGACATTGCCAAAGAACCTTTGAAGACAAAACCAAAGTTAAAGTGTTCTGACTGTGGTCAGATGTTTGTCCACAAGGAAGATTTggcaaagcacaaaaaaacacacacgggaAAGAAACCTTTGACTTCTGCAGTTGTCCCTACACCGTCTGCCAAAGAAGCTTTGAAGACAAAACCGAAGTTAAAGTGTTCTGAGTGTGGTCAAATGTTTGTCCACAAGGAAGGTTTGGAAAAGCaccaaaagacacacactgaaaaaaaacctgcagtTGTCCCTAAACCATCTTTTACCTCCGCTATCTCGAGTCAACAAGTGGCAACCAAAAGTGGCAGACCACATGCTAAAGATCTTCACTCAGCAACTGGATTGTCAAAAAACTCCAGGGATTACTTAATGTCAGACtcctctgactctgactctgattCTGATGTCTCCTTTGTAGAACCtttggagaaaacaaagatggtCCACAAGGGAGATTTGGatagacacacaaaaacacacattgggACGAAGAGCGCAGTTGTCGCTAAACCATCCGGACCTGTGAAATCTTTCAACTGCTCAGTTTGCGTTAAACGCTTTCCGAGTAGAGACCTTCTCATATCACACATACGAACCCACGTTAAGGAGAAACCTGCGGCCTCCGGTCAACACGTGGTGCCAGAAAGTCCAAAACCTGACTCGCAACCAGACAAGTTGCCACCGGTCGCTCAACCACCCAACGCCGAGAAACATTTCACCTGCTCAAACTGTAAGAGACACTTTTTGAGCGAACGTTTTCTCATGTTACACATGCGAACCCACAACGAGCAGAAACCGGTGGCCTCCGGTAGCTCCGGTCACGCTGCAGTCCCAGCGAGTCCAAATCTCGACTCGCAACCAGACAAATTGCGGCCAGTCGCTAGACCGCCTGACACGGTTAAATCTTTTACCTGCTCCGTTTGCACAAAAAGCTTCCTGAGTAGAGACCTTCTCATATCACACATAAGGACTCACACCGAGGAGAAACCGACGACCTCCCGTATCTCTGATCAACGTCTGGTGTCAAAGAGTCCAAATGTTGACTCGCAACCAGACAGATTGGCACCGGTGGCTAAACCACCCGACGCCGTGAAATCTTTCAGCTGCTCAATTTGCGCAAAAAACTTTCCGAGTAGCGCTCTTCTCATATCGCACACGCGAACACACGCTGAGGAGAAACCGGTGGCCTCAGGTAGCTCTGGTCAGCGCCGGGTGTCAGAGAGTCCAACTCTTAACTCCCAACCAGACAAGTTGCCCCCAGTGCCTAAACCACCAACTCTTAACTCCCAACCAGACACGTTGCCACCAGTCTCTAAACCATCCAACGCTGATCAATATTTCACCTGCTCAACTTGTAAGAAAAGCTTCTCGACTGAACACTTTCTGGAGTTACACATGCAAACCCATGACAGGCAGAAACTGGTGGCCTCCGGTACCTCTGGTCAGCACCTGCTGTCGGAAAGTCAAAATATCCGCCCAAGACCACAGAACCCGGCACAAGTACCAGACAAGGACGACGTGACGTCAGATTCTTCGGACTCTGATAGCGATGCCAAAAAATCTCCGGAGACCAACAAGAAGTTGCCGTGCTCAGAATGCGGCGAGGTGTTTGTCCACAAGGCAGATCTGGACGGACACATGAAAACGCACACCGGAAAGCAAGTTGTGGACTCCACAGGCGTGACCAAACTCTTCTACACCGTCAAGTCTTTGTCCTGCTCGGTTTGTACGAAAAGTTTTGCGAGTGAAGAGTCTCTGGCGGCACACGTGAGCGTCCACGCCAACGAGAAACGCTCGCCCTCGACTAGCTCCACTCAGCTGGCGCCGACGCAAACCAACGGAGAACATGGCGAGGATACCCAATCGGAACCGGAGAGCCTCTTTGCTCCGCTGTCAGATTCGGACATGTCGGACTCGTCTGCGGACGATCCCAACGACAACAGCAGCGTATCCGGAGCGACAAGCAAGAACTCGGAAGGTGAAGCAAACGGGAGCAAGCGAGCTGGAGACAACGCAAGACGCATCGCTTGCTCTTTTTGTGAGAAAACTTACATGAGGGAGCATCACCTGTTGAGACACGTCAGAAGTCACCACCAGGGGGCGTCTTCGGAATCCAAAGCCGGTGAAGGATCGCAAGCGTGCGACGGCAAGCGGGAACCTcggaagatgaagaaaaagtcCAAAGGCAACAAGAAACGGCAGGAATGCATCAAAAATTTAAAGTGCTCACACTGTAAAAAACGTTTTGAGCAAATGAGTCAGTTGACCCAACACTTGGTGTCGAGAAACTCTTGTCATGTCTGCGATGAgaaattttgttttcctgaaGAGATGAGGGAACATATTCAGAACACACATTGACAACGcgtctttattttcttctttgttcaaaaatgttcaCCACGTGCAGGAAAGTTCTAGAAGCTGACGTTTAAGAAGCTGACGATCGGTCGGGCCAGTTGTTCATACTGttttctcaaaatgttttatttttatatacacgtgtattcttttttttctccctatgTAGATGtggtttgaataaaaaaaaaattaagtaatTCACTGCAATTGATGGCTTTGCATGTCAAAGATTCATAATTACTGGACTAGTAGTGAACTGGTTACCGACTCGATATGCAAACGTGGAAATGTGTTTGGTTTAAATTTGACAAAGATGAGGAATTAATGAGGTTAGATTATTTTAGGGAGAGAAAACCACCaaaatttttaattaaaaaaacaaaatccaatcTGACCTCAGTAGTTCTGGCCTCAGAGTTGAGAGACCAACTAGACagcatatttgtatttttcacaaaACTGACAAGAGTCCAAGAAACTGTGTGCTGtgctaattatttttttttattcacaagtCAGAACAAAAAAGCAATCTGCAACTCTTCCCGCCTCGACCTGGACTGACTTGGAAATTCACGAGTAAACTTTGTACAAGACAAAAACGGTGCAATGGAGCAGAAATGTGTGCTGGGCTGAGTGTGAGGCTCCATCttccaaaatataaaaagattATGTTCTAGCATCAAAACCCACTTTGGTGTAACCTGCACAGTTTTGAAGATCATATGAAGCAGCATTTGCAAAATTGCGGGAAACAGAACAGAAGTCCCTCTGTTTTTCCTCTGTTTGGAACGCGGCCGCCTTTGAGACACCCAAACGTTGACCTTTCCAGGACGGGGTCACTAATCCCAAAACCGTCATGCTTTATTTAATCATTCTGCAAAAGTGCCGTTGTCTTAAAGTCTTATTggtgtggtgggggggggctgtttTTCATGTGTCGACGATGGCGCTGTGCTGTCTTCTCAGAGCCACCAGAAGCGCACGTAGACGATGAGCATGATGAAGAAAACGCCGCCGGCTGCCAGCTTGGCGTACGTGGAGCGCGTGTTCAGGTACTTGGCGTCACTGCGGTACTTCTTGGACAGGCTGGACAAGTTGCTGGCCTTGGAATCCAACGCTGAAGAGGAGGAATAGAATTCACGTAAGCAGGATAGTCACTGGTAGATGTTATTTATTCTCTGCAAAGAGCAATATTACTGAAGTTTTTTTGGCCCCTCCCCTTTTAGGGTTGGGTCACTTGCCTGCAATAATTGGTCGTCCGTTTAGcacacctgtgtgtgtgcagggtCAGACAGACGTGCCAGGACAGATGGTGGAAATGCACTAAGGTACTATTTTAGTGTTTATTTGACATAAATCAACAACAAAGTGACAGGATCTGTAACTACCCTTGGTGCTAGACGACTTGGAATGAATCTGCTTTGACAATATTGAAGCTATGCCGCCAGCATCAATGTACAATGACCACGGACACGTCAACGCCGCATCGAAGCGACGGAATGCAACTCGGACTGGTGAGTCAATGAGTgcacaaataaatgcaaaaatggATTTCTGGAATTATTAAGGGTGCTTGTTCAATGAACAATTTTGTTCATTCAAAATGGctcttgattttgttttatgaacaacttcataaatgtatgagcataGAATACTGCCCCCTAGCGAGCAAAAAGGTCTAATCGACATGGTAAGAGACGTCTCTTGACTCACCGGAGAGCGCCTCTCCTCTCTGCAGCACCTCTTCGATGTTTGCCACCATGATCCTCTGCACGTCTTGCAGCTCCGTGTTGATGCTGCCCAGGTTCCGCCGGGCCCGGCTGTCAATGTAGGCCTTCTTGGTCTTTTGGATGTACGtgtctgacacacacacagccacacTTTGATAAGCCCGACTGATGGACGCACACCTTGAAAGTTTGAGCTTACCAAACTCGATGAAGGAATACGGCCGCGAGACAGTGGGCACCTTCTTGCCGTGCTGCTCGTGGAACTCGGCCTGCAGGTCCTCCAGGTAGGCGAAGGCCAGCTTCTTGGAGAAGCTGGCTTCGCACAGGACCAGGTAGCACACGCCTTTCTCCAAGACATAGCTGCTCGTGACATAAGTGACTGTGAGGGCAAGTGACCAAGTACAAATACTTGGTTACCGTTGTCCTTTTGTTGGTGGCAACTCACTGGAAGGACATAGAGCCGGCCTCTAAGGTGCAGCGAGTGGGGCTCTGCTCGTTGAGTTTTCTGAAAAGCTGCTTAGCTTGACTCTGGTACTGCTGCAGGTCCCGGCCCAACTGCAAAACACGGGACACGCGTGGTTGGCGACCTTGAAGGCATCGCAGTAGTGCCACACAACACAAAAGGGATGACGtgatgtgttgttgtttttttggacaaTCTGCTTTTCAGCATCCTTGAATGCGTGTGTAATAGAGGTGCAGTGATTCATCTGCCCTTGAaatcatttgattatttttaaccCTCAGAAATTGCGCACATTCTGCTTTTGGTGTGTCCTTGAAAGCATCGCAGTAGtcgacataaaaaaaaaaaaaggatgctgGGACACAACAGAAATGAATCTTTTCGCTTCCCTGGTTGATAGCAAACGAGAAAGCAGGAGGAACGTTTGACAGATTTGTTTCCAAGCAATGTGTTCTACTGCAAATACTCatcatgtatttgttttttagtcGGATCTTAGAAAGTATTTAATAATGACAGCGACTAAGAAACAAGTGGCGTTGTGTCCAACCTGCTCGTCCTCTTGCATGGAGGCGGCCAACGGCAGGCCGTCGGCCAACCGGGCGATCATCGTCAGCAGCACCATCTTGTCTGCAGACGCCGCACAAGCTTTTATATTTGGTCGATTTTGACAGCCTGGAGTGAACCAGAGTGGAAAAGGGAGCACCAGGACGGATGACGTGACGACGCTGAGCTGGCCGGAACTGCGTCACCGCAGCTGTCGTGTCCGTCACCCTAACACTTCCGGTAATGTCGCAAGCCGGAACGTTTTCCATCCCGAGAATGATTCCATCCATTTCCCCCCTATGTTTAACTGGACAAagcttattttatttataaatgtaataaaaaatatatagaaaaatgttttggctGTAAGCTAAATTAGCAGTTAAAACCTACATcggtcattttatttttatttgtgtagcCCAACAAAAGTCTCTTCAaccaggaaagaaaaaattcaaataaggGTCTAATGATGCATGTAAATTataattcattcatctttGCACACACATCAGGCCTGgtaataaaatcaaatcaatttattAGCATTTAATAAAAATTTCAATTGTAAACAAGCCTGGGCTCCGAGGTCTCGTTACAGTACctgattatattttaaaaaaaacaacgtaaTAACCGCTCAAACAGCTTTCCATAGCTGCTTGCTTTCTGCTCCAGAATGTGCATGATTTCAAAATAGTCGACAGGGTGAAGCGTTGCTACATTTACACAGGCAGCAAGTTGAACATTCAGTTACAATTAATATCATAAAAGAATGGTCCAGTAAATGAGTGGCAGGAGTGTTGCGGTGACATCAATCTACGGAGAAGAGGTCCTTGTATTTCTGCATGAGGGACGCGGCGTGCTCTTGAGGACACGGCGTGATAGGAAGGCGCGGAGGGCCCAACTGTAAGCCCGACACCTCGTTCATCAGCTGCTTGTTCACGCCCAAATCAAATCCTGAAAATCGCGAAAAAAGAGATTTTGAGGTGTCAGACAGCTACTCTTTTCGGCGTACTTAAACATATGTCgataaataaaaccaaagtCATCAAATCCCACTCACCAATTTTAATTGCATGTCTGATGAGTTCTTGCATCTTGAACTGCTCGAGAGAGAAAAGACAAAGTCTGTTAATTCATCAAATGTACATACTGTAGTAGTCATGTGACAGATGTGTGCCATCAAGGGGTGTGGCCTAGTGAGTGACGTCAGGAGCTGGAACCAGGTTGaacatatttgtttgtgtgaatgtgagtagTGGCCCACATCAGCTCCGTGTGAGTCTTCTCATgttgcatttttgtgtgttgactGTTGAAAGTGAAGCGGCGACATGGACGGCCAGTTTGAGAACCTCaagtggatggaaaaaaataatgcacaaACTGTACCTGAAGGCTCCTGGCCTGCGTAAGGTTGCCACTCTCAAACTCTACCAACAGCTTGTTCATGTGACTTCCAAGGTAATTGTACGTGCTGTGGGTAGAGCAATAAATGAGTAAagctttaatttaaaaaataagtgTGCATCATACGTATAGTAGTTTGTCTGCTACATGTTttgctgcaccatttgtgttcaaatatcatTTGTAATCATCATGGCTGACCTTCCAACTCCTCCATGGGCTCCCATCGCGAGAGCTGCCAGGAGTTGCTACGTGACATGACAAAAAGGTGATTAGCCACAAAGGAGGCGGAGGTGTGGTCACGCAGCGTGAGCGAGCGCAGCGCACCTCGTCAACGCCGTACAGGATCGACCAATTGGGCTGAAAATGGCTGATGCATTGGCCAAGGTCCAGCAGATCAGTCCCGGAGAATTTCACTCCACAGAAGGAGGGAATGAGCGTCTCGATGCCTTCCAGCAAGTCGCTCACAGGCACTTCAAGACGAGACGCATTCAAGGGGCCGTATTAgggaaaattgactttttacttATTTGAATTGGTGACATTTGCTGGGGTTGTAGATTCTAAAGcattatggggggggggggggggggggggggggggttgcataAAAAGTAAAAGGAAAGTAGTAGTTCAGACAGCCATTGCAAACTGGTCAAATGTGTCATTAACTTGttaaatggacaaaaaaacgATTCAAGTccaatcaaattaaaacattcaTTGCCAAGGTCGAGCTatgtcctttttgtttttttccttgtggCAGATGTGGCACATGCAAATACTCACAAGTAACACCAGTCAAGGCTGGAAGATGGTAGTAGTAGAATGGCAAAGCGGGGGCCTCGGCAGCGACCTTCTGGAGGTAAGCCCTCAACGTCTctgagaagggaaaaggtGCACACATGTTGATTCTCTTCTGCTTTGCACGTGCAACCGCACTTGAATGTCTCTTCTCCGCACACCTGCAGAGCGAGGTTTGAAGAAGGAGGGAGAGATGACCGCGATGGCGTCAACCTCGAGCTCCTTCGCATGGCGAGCCTGAACGATCGGAAAGGCAGAGCCtcaaatgaagtcatttgGAGACGTTGCATTCCGGGAATTGAAGACACGGCTACGTTTGCGCAGGTACTCTGGTTAGAGCGACTCACCAACTCTTGGGAATCTTTGAGACTGGTGCAGCCAACGTGCAAAATCACCTGCtccattctttaaaaaaaacaaaacacaggacTTAATACAAAGTAGTCATGGAATTGTGACATaaataatatgaaaaaatgatgaagaaaagaaaaatttggGGTAATTCTGTTCATCTGTCGAAAGACTTACTTTCCCTTGGCTTTCCGACACCAGTCCTCAGCCAGTAACTTCCTCTCGGCGACGCTGAGGGACATGCCCTCTCCGGTGGTGCCATTCACTACGTGGAAAAAGTTAGATTTTTGTACAGGTCAATGAGAGATTGAGAGAGTGCATCTCAACAAATACAGAAGTGACTGagctagagagagagagagagaaaaccaAACACAGAGGTAAACAAATATAggaaatacagaaaaatagaaaatgatcTTGGATGGTGAAAATACAGTAAGTTTGCATGGTGATCTAACCCAACCGAACCAAGCACCTGCTCAACCACAAGGGGGCGCCCTACGAGTCATTAACAGTCAACCAGAGTTCGGTAGTTTGCTTAATTATAATCATTGAAGTATTTTTCAGGGGATAAGAACTACTTCCCACGGCACATCGTTTGTGTTTTTACTTGAGTATTTTTGTAAAGTAGAATTACGGCATTAAATCGAAGTATACATTCTGCTCTCTCCCTCCATAGGTATTTATTCTTGGTTGCGC from the Syngnathus acus chromosome 4, fSynAcu1.2, whole genome shotgun sequence genome contains:
- the LOC119121964 gene encoding zinc finger protein 432-like isoform X1, with the protein product MSKVSTLKLLVKRKLNVAIEEVWELFEKAIAEYEEEFRRKGRKEACESEHGVEPNVGRKTQRGSQCELVNIKEEECEEPPTKKRKNAGSSGLKSSPEKASQAQEEVRKSPQGSESFDSDHGDIAKEPLKTKPKLKCSDCGQMFVHKEDLAKHKKTHTGKKPLTSAVVPTPSAKEALKTKPKLKCSECGQMFVHKEGLEKHQKTHTEKKPAVVPKPSFTSAISSQQVATKSGRPHAKDLHSATGLSKNSRDYLMSDSSDSDSDSDVSFVEPLEKTKMVHKGDLDRHTKTHIGTKSAVVAKPSGPVKSFNCSVCVKRFPSRDLLISHIRTHVKEKPAASGQHVVPESPKPDSQPDKLPPVAQPPNAEKHFTCSNCKRHFLSERFLMLHMRTHNEQKPVASGSSGHAAVPASPNLDSQPDKLRPVARPPDTVKSFTCSVCTKSFLSRDLLISHIRTHTEEKPTTSRISDQRLVSKSPNVDSQPDRLAPVAKPPDAVKSFSCSICAKNFPSSALLISHTRTHAEEKPVASGSSGQRRVSESPTLNSQPDKLPPVPKPPTLNSQPDTLPPVSKPSNADQYFTCSTCKKSFSTEHFLELHMQTHDRQKLVASGTSGQHLLSESQNIRPRPQNPAQVPDKDDVTSDSSDSDSDAKKSPETNKKLPCSECGEVFVHKADLDGHMKTHTGKQVVDSTGVTKLFYTVKSLSCSVCTKSFASEESLAAHVSVHANEKRSPSTSSTQLAPTQTNGEHGEDTQSEPESLFAPLSDSDMSDSSADDPNDNSSVSGATSKNSEGEANGSKRAGDNARRIACSFCEKTYMREHHLLRHVRSHHQGASSESKAGEGSQACDGKREPRKMKKKSKGNKKRQECIKNLKCSHCKKRFEQMSQLTQHLVSRNSCHVCDEKFCFPEEMREHIQNTH
- the LOC119121964 gene encoding zinc finger protein 432-like isoform X3, which codes for MSKVSTLKLLVKRKLNVAIEEVWELFEKAIAEYEEEFRRKGRKEACESEHGVEPNVGRKTQRGSQCELVNIKEEECEEPPTKKRKNAGSSGLKSSPEKASQAQEEVRKSPQGSESFDSDHGDIAKEPLKTKPKLKCSDCGQMFVHKEDLAKHKKTHTGKKPLTSAVVPTPSAKEALKTKPKLKCSECGQMFVHKEGLEKHQKTHTEKKPAVVPKPSFTSAISSQQVATKSGRPHAKDLHSATGLSKNSRDYLMSDSSDSDSDSDVSFVEPLEKTKMVHKGDLDRHTKTHIGTKSAVVAKPSGPVKSFNCSVCVKRFPSRDLLISHIRTHVKEKPAASGQHVVPESPKPDSQPDKLPPVAQPPNAEKHFTCSNCKRHFLSERFLMLHMRTHNEQKPVASGSSGHAAVPASPNLDSQPDKLRPVARPPDTVKSFTCSVCTKSFLSRDLLISHIRTHTEEKPTTSRSSGQRRVSESPTLNSQPDKLPPVPKPPTLNSQPDTLPPVSKPSNADQYFTCSTCKKSFSTEHFLELHMQTHDRQKLVASGTSGQHLLSESQNIRPRPQNPAQVPDKDDVTSDSSDSDSDAKKSPETNKKLPCSECGEVFVHKADLDGHMKTHTGKQVVDSTGVTKLFYTVKSLSCSVCTKSFASEESLAAHVSVHANEKRSPSTSSTQLAPTQTNGEHGEDTQSEPESLFAPLSDSDMSDSSADDPNDNSSVSGATSKNSEGEANGSKRAGDNARRIACSFCEKTYMREHHLLRHVRSHHQGASSESKAGEGSQACDGKREPRKMKKKSKGNKKRQECIKNLKCSHCKKRFEQMSQLTQHLVSRNSCHVCDEKFCFPEEMREHIQNTH